aaaggataaatgcttcaggtgatggatactccagttaccctgatgtaattattccacattatatgcctgtatcaaaagatctcatgtaccctataaatactATGTACTCATAGaaagtaaaaactttaaaaaaattagttcttGCCTTAGTGCCAGCTCCATCCTGAGTTTCAACAATTGCTATTATATTTGAGGCCTGGCATGAGGCATTAAATGCCATTGTTTCAAGAAAGATAAATGGGAATATAATTTTATTGCTGTCTTACTGTTGCAAAATGGCATTCCTAAGCAAAGTACCCTTTATGAATTCTGACAATGAAATTAAGACTGACTTTCCGTTTTCAATCTGAAAGCTATTTTGGAGCTTTCATCATCAGCTAATGGAGTCTTACTTGAAGGGGGTcacatttaaatttctaataatttttatgttatagcCTGTGAACATACAAATTTCAGGTAAATTGAAGCTAATTCCTGCAGGAGGTAAGGTCATATTTAGAATTAGTCATTATTCATATTCTGAAAAGTGATGATGTCATTATGGGAGAGAATTTCTTGGGTTAAGACCATGCacttaaaactattaaaattcaaaaaactggATCACCATTACTGAATAATTAGTATCTGTAAGCTACTTTACTACAACAATTAGAGACCATTGAACTTACTGCCCTAAATCAGGAGATTAATGGAAATTGAGAGTGTTCTCACTTACTTGGCTATCTGGTTATTCTTGTTCCCTACTTCAGAGGTGAGATGATGTAAAATATTAATCTGGAAATATGATCTCCTAGTAGCATAATACTTTGGAAAGTCTTGTTCCTTACAAATAAAAGGCTACTCACAAAACACATATATAAGATGCTCTTAAAGCCATCAGCACTGAATGTCAATGGaaccaaatattaaataataactagATTGCAAGTAAAGATTGATATATAATAAACAATGACTTTAGATGACTATTACCAAactatttccaaaaaaagaaacaggaaaaggaaaattcaaaGGGCAGGGTGTTGATATTTTCCTTAACATTTTCGTATTAGCTACATGGTTTAATGTCTCCCAACTTTGCACAAATATGTAGGACTCACTTTTTGTAGTTAAggcaatattttgctttttataatgaaagcattttccacgttttatttcattgattagGATAACTCATTTCATCAGAAAAGTAGCATCAATTAACATAGTGacacatttgaaaatatgtgttaaatttaCCAGTAGAAGTTAAATTACAAGCATAAGTTATTTCTCATTAGAAAATATTCTGAAGCATACAAGAGTCATTTTTCCCAATACCCATTTGACAAACAGGTCAATTGAGGTCAGGCAGAGTAGAGTAATGCCATTACTCTAATTCAGGACAAAGATTCACAACTTTTTTGGAGGGTGAGGgtagtattttcttttatgattaatATAATTTTGTTCTCAAAGTAAAACATAACAGTATTGCTGTTCCATAAGActcctaaaactataaaacaacagCGATTAgttactactttaaattttaccaATCTGTACATATATTCAAAAGATACAGGTCCATAATCTCTTAAGATGCAATTTAAGGTGAAATAATAAAGCCGAAAAACTTAGAATTTAATATAAGTTTAATGGCTTTAGTATCTCTGTATTCGTTAATTTTTTCACCAGTTCTAGATGAACATATAGAGTAattgatttttagaaaacaaaagaaaattgcatACCTGAAAGACTAATTATCACATTTTGGAGCAAATTGTTATATTATTACCTTCAATAATACATGATAGACAATGTACAAACAATATTTAGATATCTGTTAtcactttcagaaaaaaatgaaatcataagagaaagtaaaaaaaaaaaattgaaaccttAATTCTTATTCTCTTTCTGTAAACTTtggaatgaataaatattctGTTTAAATGAGAAGCAACTTATGCCTTTGTCTTCTGTTGGAACCAAACTCACATTTGTACATTTCAGTTAAAAAGGCTGgttattcatttgttctttattttttctttccttgatctTGCTGAAACTATCTATCTTCTATTAGTGTGAAAACTTTGAAGATGAAATGCTATTTCACCAGAAAAATCAATGCTGTGTATTTGTGATCCTTAGTAATGACTCAAATGGGAATAGATATCTAATATAAAGAACTGAGTAAAAAAGAACcaccttttaaataaaattggctAAATGAAGTTAATCTCTTGGCCATTAACACTCATCAgtcatatactccatggaattcTACACAGCCatataaagaacaaaactgtgtccttgcagcaacatggatgcacctggaggtcattattctaagcaaattaacacaggactagaaaaccaaatactacatgttctcatttagaagtggaagctaaacactgaatacacatggacataaagatggaaataatagacactgcaGACTACTAGACGGGGGAGGATGAGAAGGAGTGAGGATTGAAACACTACCTATCGGGTGCTATGCTCATTACCTGAGTGATGGAATCATGTATACACCAAGACTCAGTAGCACTCAATTTACCGatgtaacaaatctgcaaaggtacctcctgaatctaaaatgaaagttgagaatggaaaagaaaaaccactcATGTGTGTAATATGATACCTTCCAAGTAAAACTTCCTCTGACTTACAAATGTGATTTATTGGAATAGTTTATGGTTTACAATAGAGTGTATATTCACAGTCCTTTATTTTACatagaaagaggaaaaactaATTTCATTCATGTGGAGTTATGAGAGAACAATTTCATAAAGAGGAAATATACtgccaaaccaaaaaaaaagcaaatgtatttaatttgttATGTTGAAATTTTAGAGTTTATGAACTAACAtgttattctgtttgtttttttagtttccaGGTTAACTAAAGTCTCAGCTTTAAACCAAAAGTAAGAGGAGACATTaagattttcattctttctggGTTATCTCCTTCCTGAAGAGCAATGGAGCCACTTTTAAATGGAAGAGGATTAATCATATCTCTAATTTTCTTCCTGTTAAAATTCTCAACAGCAATTGAAATACCACCCTCAGGTAAAGTTATAGCATTCAGTGTCTATTAATGGAATTTCatatttgcattttgatttttaagtagAATACTTATGGATTGAGGATGTGACTTTTCTCcatatttctatatattctttAGCAATCTGTCAAGAGAattcatatttatcttttttgttttgtgggtgGCTGATACACGACTGCTGTAATTATTTTGCAACCCAGGCTTTTAGTTCCTTATGCAAACTTAGAACATAACGAGAATAATAACctagcatttttccatgtgtctagGATTATCTGCAATATTACCAACAATTTCACTTTTATATACTTAGGTTACTTAATCAAGATCCAGAAATTACTGACATTCAATCAATTATGTCAAAAAGGAATTGGATaaactttgtattctttttcaaaatgattatatttaagaatgaaaacaatgaattagcaaaaaaaaaagccGTTTTACAAGTAAAAGTATAAGATGATATCAACTCTCAAAATCTATAGCATTATATAGTGTGCATTCATACTAAGAGGTTAGACAGTAGTTTgatggaaatatataaatatatattctaacaCATGTTGGTAAAATGGATGCAGATTTTTAACCATTATAAATCAGTTTGAACAAGTCATGGTAATTAATAGTTAAAAGAAATACATCAGCATCAGCAGgacatggtgatacatgcctgtagtcccagctatttgggagtctgaggcagaaggattgcctgagtccaggagttcaagactatagTGTGCAATGATCACACCAGTGAATAGACATTGGACGCCAACCtggacaatacagtgagactttgtcacacacacacacaaaaagctaaaaaaatcTGCAAACGGAACATATGTAATAGTATATCAAGTCTGTCGCAAGTTTTTCTTATATTACAGGCATATGGGATCTAAAAGACCCATGAGagattattaatacatttttatccaCATATTTCAGGAATAATCTCTATTGtctcttttgtatatattttggagaGTTATTATATTAGAGGTATGTGTTGTTTATTAGAATCTTAGTATTATAGGTGATATTTGTGGATCTTCTAAATTCTAGAGAAATAGCCTTGAGctcataaaatttaataaatgttagaaaaGTGTTGAGACTTAACTAAAACGTTGCTTTTGAAGTACTCAGACAGGCTAAATGtgaatagaaaaggaaacaacTCTCTGACTATAcataatataatgtatttaaaaactattctaaagGCCACCTTAAATTACTTGATACAGCTATTTTATAGTATATACTTCGGAAAGCACTGCAATTTTAGTTCCATCCCCCCAGgtagaaaccccttctctattattTTTGACAGATAAGTAAGCTCTGTTTTGACATTTCCATTTCTCAGGAAATTCCACTTATCTGACCTACAAATATATAGACTTAAAGTCTGCTTTACATTTGGCTGAAAtctttcagcctcctgaatatatTAGATTTCATCACTGACCAGCCTTTTTGTAGAAATGCTGGTCAGGAGACTAAAGTACCTTCATCTTTAGTGAATTCTTTTGGTTTGAGTAAGCAGTAGCAGGTTAAGAGCAAGCTCCTTGGTAATCCTGTGGAAAAAGGTTAGCAATTTCACATTGTCTTCCCGATAGCAACAAAGAGGCCACTGAGATTCCTGATTCAGATTCCTGACCATAATCTCTGGCATACAAGTTTATTCTTCATCATTTCTTACTTTGTCAGTGGTGAAGGATATGAATTTTGTATTAATTCCTGGCCCACATTTTTATTCTGGTTGTCTCAGTTACTTATGCATTTTCATGCTATAATGTCCTTAGACAacaattgttataaaatattaatgtcatGTTTTCAGAACATCtgaatattattcatttatttcagggCTCTAGAGCACTCACAAGTAAATGCAACTAAGGCAGGTATCCAATTTGAATGTCAAGGAGTCTGGCATCTCTATAACTGGCTTAATTATAGAGGAAAGGATTTATAatgtagaatacacattcttataAACACCCAAAGGTTATTAGCTCCAATCCCCAAATAATTAGTTATTGCTGAGCTTTTACAACTTTAGCAAATTTAGGAAAGAATAATGTTCTAATAAACATGTTGTTCACAAGTTATTAGCTGACATCTAAGGGACTGTGGCCATTGTGTCTCATCCCTCACCATTTATAAGtgcaataaaatttaaatagtatGAATTTGCAATAAGCTCAAGTCTTGCTCTACACAGAAATAGTAGTAATCAGAAACAAAGTAAATGTGAatgaaaatacagatattttgCATGTTGGTTTATGAATATCCAGTAGATAAACACTGAACTTGAACTAATATCCATAAGCTGGTAAAACTCACTTATCAGATTTATTAGGCaagagtaaaaatttaaaaaaatagaattaatagaaaaaaatttagaatttggaaaggcttttagtttttattctacTCTGGCTATCACTGCTCAAAATCTGGGTTGCAGAATTATTGGGGCCCCAGAGATACATCCAGATGGTCTGTGAGATCAATCTGTTTTTGTAATAAACCTAAGAtgccatttttttcattttcaatgtaTTGTCCTTCGCTCTGATGATACAAAAGTaatggtggctgggcatggtggctcatgcctgtaattacagggctttgggaggcttgaggtcagagttcaagactgACCTGGCAAATGTAATGAGACCttatctgtaaatatatatatatatatataatatttatatatttatatattacatttatatataatatatgtatatatttactatatatttatacatattataaatttgtgtgtatattatatgtatgtgtgtatatatatatatataaatagctgggtgtggtggctcacacgtgtagtcttagctacttgggaggctgaggcagtaggatcatttgagcccaggaggttgaagctacagtgagccatgatcataccactacattccagccggGCATTGGCATCAAACTTTACTAGTAGTCAGACGATACTTAATGTCCATATACTTAGAgtaaaaaaactctcaaaacaaagcaaaacaaaacagttttgcCTAAGATTATAATTGTTGAAGCACTTataaattattaatgttattaattaACTACCTTGGAATACATACTTTCTAACATTCTAGTGAACTGgaagtaggtataaaataattatgctatGTATCAAAGTGTCCATTTCTTGATTGCATGATTGCTTGAGTCTCTAGCTGGACATCATCTTCACTTTAAAGTTATGACTGACAAATTATGGTTTCTCAAATAGATATAGGTCAGATATTTTCCTGAAAGTGAACCAAGTGAGCCCATTCACTTCAAGGTAACCGACTAACCATATATAAGTCACTGATAAAATGACTTATCAGTGAGTGTTCAAGAAAACATTAGAACTGTGGAGGACACGTATTGTTTACTGTAAGCTTGAGAGCTTCCGGACATTTGATACTGTTGATTAGATCAGTGGCAATTCTAATAAGCATCAATTTTTGATATTCTGTAATTAAATGCATCAATATTTGGAAGACACAAAACTCAGTGAAAGGgtattttttccaaatgaaagctgcatgatgttacaaaatcatttgtagatttaaaaaagtaaaatggtttAATGTTACAGAATATGAAAGTTGATTGATAGTGTTTAGATTCCACATTGCAATGAATGTTTAAAAAACTACCACTTGTTGAGTTTTGGTGTTCTGTCTAAAAAGAATATCTACAATCATCAGAAAAGACTATAAAATTTCCCGTCATTTTTTAACTACATTATCTGTGTAAGGCTGAATTTCTTTATATCTTTGAGCAAATCAACCCTATTGCAACAGATGGAATGCAGAGGCAGATATAAGAATCCATCTGCTTTCTCAAGAAATTACAGAGatcgcctgtagttctagctactcaaaggctaaggtgggaggattacttgagcttggGATTTCTAGGCTGCAGGGAGCAATGATcctacccctgcactccagcctgggtgagggagcgagaccctgactcaaagaattagaaaaaagaaattacagagaTTTGCAATCATGTAAAATAATGCCATTCTTCTCACAGCATTTAAAGGTTTTCATAAAATACGTGATTTATTTTAacatagaattattttaaataaattcggaaacattttgaaagactttttcagtttttatttctattatagtaaatattgttaactatacCCCACATGACACCAATGCTCTTTGAGATGTCTTGTAATTTGTAAGACTGCAAAAGGGTCCTGAGACCCAATACATTTGAGAGCAATTTATCTAGGCTATATCCTTaatattacaaatgagaaaacagagagtGGTTCAGGGCCTGGTCCAATGTCACAGGTTGTAGGGGCGCATTTGCAACTCTACTGTGGAATAGTACTTATTTAAGTTAGGCTCTGTGCCTGTCTCCAAATTGCTTTTCTCATACTTTATTTGCCGAAGTCAAGTCACTGCTGCTGAACAGTTTGCATTTTCTTATGAATCAACCCTGTCCTTTTATCAGAGATTCTAAGAACTATACTAAAACCGGATGtctccttttgaaaaatattgagtGCTCATCAGCAGTAGATCTTTACACACATCATGCTCTATGTTTTATTTGAAAGCTTAATCCAAGTTGTATTTCCAGCATTAGTAAATGTATTTTACTAGCTGCAATTCTCAGAAATGTAATCTCGTTGCTCTACTAGGTGAGAGGCAAAATcacttcctacttttttttttttaacttttatgaaagagtctcattgtcacccaggctcaagtgctgTGTCTTGATCGCACCTCACaacagcttcaacctcctgggcttgacATTAATcgcagctaatttttacatttttttgtagggaagagagtctccctatgttaccccgggttgttcttgaactcctgggcttaagcgacccttccacctcagccccccaaagtgttgggattacaggtgtgaggtaccaAGTGTGGTCCACTCCCTACTTTTTAAAGTTGTGTTTGTCTTGTAGATTATTTATCAAACACTAACAGAGTTTGTCACAAGATGAGAGGATATTTGAATATAAAGAATCTATTAATGCTATTATGcattagttattattttataataatggtTATTAGTAAGTTAAATTTTCTAAGGAAATGGAGCAAAACTCAAGCTCCCAATAGATAAGTgagaaaaagttataaaatgaaaacttattaTAAATGACGAATAACAAGCACTAAACAAGCCCATGAAGGAACATTTAttaacccccccaaaaaaagaaaattaaagagaaggaGTTTATATTTTCCTTCGTAATAAATGCTAAactactttattattttgaaatgctgGCATTCACTAGTGGGAAAAATATAGAGAACCACTCTACTTTTGTTAGTTGTGTATATATTCTGTGGTGAAATGATATATACAATTTACCCAGAGTAATTACCATTTGTGTCCATGCCTGGAAATTTATCATAAATCAGTAATTCAATAAAGGAAAAATCTATTTACTCAAAACGCCTATTGAAATACTttaccaggaaagaaaaaaaatggataataaTATCATAACCAGTAttagaattattaaaaaatatagcaTATCAATGGGAAGAAATAATGTAAAAGCAGTACATTAATTATAATGTGTTTATAGAAGCATGGAAGACTACAAACAACTTTCAAAGTGACTGGACCAAGTAAAAATGCATATGCATGCTAACATAGATTGAATgccaataattttaataatatatattttaaagttgtgATGACATAGcaacttttcttctgctttaAAAATTGTTACATTATTCTGggtttaaataaaatgaacatatacTAAAACATGAAATGATGGCAATGAAGTGTATTCCTTAGAAGTAAGTACACGTTGCAAAGAGAGAGTgagatttatttggattttcactTTTGTACCATCATTTCACTTATCAGTAtacaaaagaggtttaaattgttttcattataaattaaccTTGCCTAGTGTTTGAATAGtgcatttttaaagtacatattttaatatttagttcAACAGGTTCCAACAATCATAAAACAGTCAAAAGTCCAAGTTGCCTTTCCCTTTGATGAGTATTTTCAAATTGAATGTGAAGCTAAAGGAAATCCAGAACCAACGTGAGTATTCTTTCAAACTAAGTGATTCTTTAAATGTGCACTGTTCTTAATGCTGTTCTATATTCTTACCATAATAGCTTGTTGGACTATGAATCTACATATGATTAAAGCTAAGGGTTTACAATAAAACAATATCCATGCAAACAGATATAAAATTAGGTTATTTTACATATGTTCTTCTGCCAGTTGAATTATTTTGACCATAAACTAAGGGCTGTTATTAAAATACTTAGAGTAGTCTTTGGTACAGCAAAAATACTCAACAGTCCCTTAGTCTACAAATAAATAAGGTAGCTAAAAACTAGAAGATCCTTTATTCTACTTAGTAAAATGTAGCATTTATTAAGTCAAAGTTTGTAAACATCATTCTACACATATTCATAATTGTATGTCTTTAAATTTAAACATCTTATTCTGTGGATAGGttgttacttgattttttttaagctgtCATTGAAATATTGTCATCTCAAGTGGCAGAGTACTATTTGCATGATATACTACTatctagtattattttattttataattaaataattgttaTTCTAGGTGACCATAATCACTGATGAGTTTTTTCGAAATACCTCCTATTtttggggagggagaaaaaaatgtacatgtatTGGAAGTGAGAAGGGAGAATTTCCAATATTAAAATTCTGCGTGATTCTAAAATGGAAAGCAAAGCTTCGTACTTCTATTAATCTGCATGATTATCTTATATTCATTAAGAATATACATATTTGATGAAAACTGATGATTTTCAATTGTATCATGACTATTATTATTGCCTGATAATTTGATATTTAATTATCATTAGTGACCCATTAACATgctaaattataattatttctatgtttaacCAAATGGAATATattcaatcaatatatgtaagtataGATAGAATTACAATGGAAAGAAGGATAATTTATTCAATCAGCATGAATATATTGATCAATATCATGATATATTAATAATTAGCTGAATTATTATGTTGAAAAGTAATACCATACACTTGTCaacaatgaaatataaaacacacaGAGACGTAAGGTAAGTCAGGAGGGTAGCTGGGTAGGCCTACTCCTAATGAGAATACATGTCCGTGAAGGTTTGTTATTCCTGGTGGAAGAATAATCACATAGATTAGTGGAAGAATATGGTGCCCTGAAATATACCCAAATTTACATGGGTAATTCCAATATACAATGCTAAGTACAATCTAATTGGGAAGTCATTATTTGTCTATCAGACTGATAAAGATTTAAAGAAACTTTTAATGTCGTTGTTCATAGAACTGACACTCTAGCATACTGGGGTGGGAATTTAGCTGCGTACATTTTTTATCTAGAATATAATTTTGCAACATTTATCAAATActgtaaaaaagtttttaattattgCTTTCTTAATCTCATTTCTAAGGAATTGACATATTGAAATATTTGGACAAGTACCAAAGAATAAATATAGGGTTTTTTTTACAATATTGTTCATAAAAGGAAAGACATTGAAATggttaaaagtaattaaaatagtaGCCATATGACAGAAGATAATGTAGCTATAAAAATTGTCTTTAGTATCATTATAATAATGGAAAAATCCAGTTGGCCAAATTGTATATTCAGTGTGGTTAGAATATGTgacaaaattctaaaaaatactaATAGGAAATATTATCAAATGTAATATAACGGGCTTGTGTGTTTTGGGATTTTGAGTGAgttccttacacacacacatacatgaacaGAAATTATATGTTTCTTGTAGTCTccagaatattaataataatcttATATTACCTttctaatgaaaaaataaacaaataattttaatttaaaaaagcaaaagctaaTTTCAATTTTAATCTTCCCATTTGTGAAGCTTTTTTATGGACAGTAATATTTCTCGGATTCTTCTGAGACCCTTATTTATATCTTGTTATATTCCATTAAGTacatactttttattataaaatgtcttggttttgtcatttttatgcAGTTGTTAATATGTACtctaaaaatatgttattatttttcaggATTATtaagtttagttttattttttagatttatgtGGACTAAGGATGGCAACCCTTTTTATTTCACTGACCATCGGATAATTACATCTAATAATTCAGGAACATTCAGGATCCCAAATGAGGGACACATATCTCACTTTCAAGGGAAATACCGCTGCTTTGCTTCAAATAAACTGGGAATCGCTATGTCAGAAGAAATAGAATTTATAGTTCCAAGTAAGTGCTATAATGGgaatttcattttacaaatgttctAGTGAAGTGTTAAATAGGACTTATATTGGGTTCcaatgaaataaagcaattatTAATTAAATCAACTTATATATgtcttgtgttttatttataaggaaaaatttCCTCCAGGTTTTGACACTTAAAATTGAATGACCTTAGAAAACAACATAATTTGACTCTGTTTCAGTAATCTTACATCTTACATGGAAAAATACAGTATCTGCTTTGCCTTATATGATGAGAATTAAACATATTATTAGCTAAACTTGGCTAAATTCCATGCAGTAATAGATAATCCCAAAACCTCTATGTAAACACGAAGTTATTCCTTGATAAAGCAATATTGCTGTGGGCCTGGCAACTCTTCAGGGCAACTGTTTTTCCTGCAGCCTTCTCGCTGATCTCAGCTAATGGAGACATCGTCATTCTGTGGTTGCCTCTTGTGAAACATGCCATTTTGATCAAAGAGTCTGGGTCAGGAACATGAAAAATTGTATACAGGCTCTTCAATACTTCTGACAAGAAGTTACACAGGCAAACTCCTACTCATGTTTTGTTAGGTGGGGCAAAGCAAGTTGCATAGTCCCACCTAATATCAATAATATGATGCTCATTAGGAAAGGAGAACCAACTATTGCTAATGTtaaccataaataaaaattatgtaaaactgCAAGACACTTTGCTATTAGTGGTGTATTTATCAGTAACTGTTCCCTGAAGTAGTGTACTTTATTGGTAGCTTCTTTGCCCTATGTTCATGGGATATCCATGACTACCTTTTATATTTGATCATGTTTTCCCACTGTTCTTAAGATATCCACCATTACACAATTTTAGCCAAAGCTTTTATAGGGTAAATTGTTAAGTTTAAAACTGTCAGCTAGCTTCTATTAGGAAGTTCTTCTTTCAGAGTCCTAGACATGAAAGTATTTCAGAGAAAGTTCTAGCGTTTGCAAAATATGAACATTTGATTCTGGGGGTGCAGAATGCCCACAaacttcagaaaaacaaatgatgaAGAATATTGAACCCAAAAATTCAAGGAGGGCATTCATTGTATTTAAATTGTCCTAAAGTCCTTATATAATTCTAGAGGAAGGAATATAGGTCAAATTTAGACTCAGATATAAGGTGTGCATCTTAAAACTTATATTTACcctaaaattata
This region of Rhinopithecus roxellana isolate Shanxi Qingling unplaced genomic scaffold, ASM756505v1 contig4934, whole genome shotgun sequence genomic DNA includes:
- the LOC115896112 gene encoding neural cell adhesion molecule L1-like protein; protein product: MEPLLNGRGLIISLIFFLLKFSTAIEIPPSVQQVPTIIKQSKVQVAFPFDEYFQIECEAKGNPEPTFMWTKDGNPFYFTDHRIITSNNSGTFRIPNEGHISHFQGKYRCFASNKLGIAMSEEIEFIVPSVPKFPKEKIDPLEVEEGDPIVLPCNPPKGLPPLHIYWMNIELEHIEQDERVYMSQKGDLYFANVEEKDSRNDYCCFAAFPRLRTIVQKMPMKLTVNSCKSK